Below is a genomic region from Caballeronia sp. SBC1.
GCTCGGGGTGGCCAGCGTGTTGTTGCTTGGGGGAGCACTCGTGCCAGACGTCGAATTGCTGTTGCTACTCGGCAGGCCCGAGTTCGGCGCTTTGCCGGCCATGCCGCTGTCCGAGTTGGTGGTGCCTGGCGTGCCGTAGCCGCCCGTTGCACCGGGCATCTGGTTCATTTGGTTCGCAGGGCTAGCCGTGCTGCCCGACGAACTGCCGCTTGAGCCTCCGCCCGCCTGCGCATAAGCGCCGCCCGACAGCGTGAGTGCGGCGACGGCCGCGATTAATGTGCTGATTGCCTTATTCATGATCCGACCCTCCTTGATGGGACTGGAATAGAGAAGCAGACGGTCTCCGCCTGCTTGATCACGAATGAAGCAGTTGCCGTGCCGCGAGCGGTTATCGGCATCGAAACGATGCGTGTCGCCGCGAGCGGTTTTCGTCTGCGCTCAGCACCTCCGCGACGCCGTTCAGCGGCGACATGACTGCTCGATACCAAGGACAATGGAAAAACTTCTGATAGACCGATTTCCTCAAGCACTTCCGTTAGTACCGCGCAGCATCTGACAGGATCACGGCGACAAGCTTTTACCCGCGCAGCCGGGCGATCATGTCGTCAAGACAACGGGTTAGCCCAAATGTGCCGACATCGTAGTTAGATAGAACGATAACGACATGACCGCTATCCAGGTGCATTGTGAAACTAGCGCTGATTCCCGGAAAGCCGCCGTCGTGACCGATGGTTATGCCACGGGGAGTGTGCTCGACAATGAAGCCGTAGCCATATCCGGCACCTGAGTGGTCGGTCCAAAGTATTTTTCGCATATCGGCACTAAGCAGTTTGCCTGAGAGTAGCGCCTGGGAAAATCGATGCAGGTCACGCACCGTTGAGTAACCCCCGCCGGCCGGCCCGCCTTTCGCAACGTGCTCAAAAATATTCTCGCGCCAGACTTGAGTGTTTGCGACGGCCAACTGTTTCCCGCCGTATCCGGGTGCGAGCATATATCCCATTGCGAGATTATCGATTGGCACGTCGATATCGTAGCTGTCGGTGTTAGTCATGCCGCTCGGCTCATAGATCGCCGACCGAATGTGATCAAAATAGCTCAAACCCGTCACGCGTTCGATGACCACACCAGCTAGCAGCATTCCCGTGTTGCTATATTCGAAGCGTTCACCCGGCGTAAAGGCTGGCCGGTCGTCTCTAACCAACGGTTTGAAATCGTCGATCTCACGGTATAGGGCGCGAGACCCGTTGAAGAAGGCATCGTTGAAGTAACTGCCTAGCCCCGACGTATGCGATAGCAGGTGATGAACGGTAATGCCGCTTGTAACCGATGCGGGTAGCCAAGTCTCATCAACGTATCGGTCGATCGTGTCGGCGAAGCTTAGGCGCCCCTGCTCGACGAGTTGCGCGACGGTAACGGCAGTAAACATCTTGTTCGCGGATCCGAGATTGAATTTCGTTTCGGCGTTGTTTGGCGTTCTACACCGTTTGTTAGATTCCCCGCACGCGTATTCGAAAAGCACGTCATCGCCGCTTGAGACCAATACTGAGCCAGAAAACACGGCGGCTTCGGAGCCTCGTTCACAGAGCGTTCTGGCGAGTCGCACATACTCGCCCTTTGTTATTGCACCGTTATCTCCGGAGTCGGCAGGTCCGGCACCGATCGCGATGATCGGACCTAAGCCGTCTCTTTCGAAATGCACCCGAATCCGGTGCCACGCAGAATAAAGGCGGTCTTCGACTATGAGCACTAGATGCGACGTTTGACGGTTTGCAGGTTCGATCCCACGTAGCACGACTCCTTGCGTGCCGCGATAGAACGAAAGCATCCATTCCGCATAGTCTTCGATCC
It encodes:
- a CDS encoding serine hydrolase — translated: MQFHDRVLALNDISHDLSTLPSGDTGSRLTSLLAAINANNRAAAMDFLAANLALPPSAAVGIEDYAEWMLSFYRGTQGVVLRGIEPANRQTSHLVLIVEDRLYSAWHRIRVHFERDGLGPIIAIGAGPADSGDNGAITKGEYVRLARTLCERGSEAAVFSGSVLVSSGDDVLFEYACGESNKRCRTPNNAETKFNLGSANKMFTAVTVAQLVEQGRLSFADTIDRYVDETWLPASVTSGITVHHLLSHTSGLGSYFNDAFFNGSRALYREIDDFKPLVRDDRPAFTPGERFEYSNTGMLLAGVVIERVTGLSYFDHIRSAIYEPSGMTNTDSYDIDVPIDNLAMGYMLAPGYGGKQLAVANTQVWRENIFEHVAKGGPAGGGYSTVRDLHRFSQALLSGKLLSADMRKILWTDHSGAGYGYGFIVEHTPRGITIGHDGGFPGISASFTMHLDSGHVVIVLSNYDVGTFGLTRCLDDMIARLRG